From the genome of Papaver somniferum cultivar HN1 chromosome 2, ASM357369v1, whole genome shotgun sequence, one region includes:
- the LOC113352248 gene encoding ESCRT-related protein CHMP1A-like → MESKTKALISLSENLRNLADECEKAIEPEKRKLKEAIQKGDTKQTEKHTKNMVGIRHEAVNFRQIANRIDSMVDYFENEPEQSTAFGSIPAIVESVNSALATGNPKKLLKAMNKIEKQYFDKEVVAKFKSSAATESTPTFMSEDEKPHNWFDIFKVKNLVFL, encoded by the coding sequence atggaaagcAAAACGAAAGCACTCATTTCTTTATCGGAGAATTTAAGAAATCTAGCTGATGAATGTGAGAAAGCAATAGAACCCGAAAAGCGCAAGCTCAAGGAAGCAATCCAAAAGGGAGATACCAAGCAAACTGAAAAACACACCAAGAACATGGTTGGCATAAGACACGAGGCGGTAAATTTTCGTCAGATAGCTAATCGTATTGATTCAATGGTTGATTACTTTGAAAATGAACCGGAACAAAGTACGGCGTTTGGTTCGATTCCGGCGATTGTTGAATCTGTGAATTCTGCTTTAGCAACTGGAAATCCGAAGAAATTGTTGAAAGCCATGAATAAGATTGAGAAACAATATTTTGataaagaagttgtggccaagTTCAAGAGTTCGGCAGCTACTGAGAGCACGCCAACGTTTATGTCCGAAGATGAGAAACCTCATAACTGGTTCGACATTTTCAAAGTTAAAAATCTTGTTTTTTTGTGA
- the LOC113354121 gene encoding glycosyltransferase family 64 protein C4 — protein MRAGSIINRRKFRQLGISIAVLRPPCSRRIEILLICFCISFSIFLFTICSTYNTRQQHYRPLRKYHKGYTLLMNTWKRNDLLKQSISHYTSCAGLDSIHIVWSEPERPSDFLLNSLQHAVQSKARGGRNIELQFDINKENSLNNRFKEIKELKTDAIFSIDDDVIFPCTSVELAFNVWQSAPETMVGFVPRLHLGDEKKQSLSRYTYGGWLSVWWMGTYSMVLSKASFFHKKYLGLYTNQMPASIRDYVTKIRNCEDIAMSFLVANETGAPPIWVKGKIFEIGSTGISGIYGHTKRRSECLNKFAVEYGRMPLVSTSTKAVDGRDSWIW, from the exons ATGAGAGCGGGAAGTATTATCAACCGTAGGAAATTTCGCCAGCTCGGGATTTCTATAGCAGTACTTAGACCACCTTGTAGCAGGAGGATCGAAATTTTATTAATATGTTTCTGCATCTCTTTTTCTATCTTTCTCTTTACTATCTGTTCAACTTATAATACACGACAACAACATTATCGTCCTCTTCGAAAGTATCATAAAGGTTATACCCTCTTGATGAACACTTGGAAGAGAAACGATCTTTTAAAGCAGTCTATCTCTCATTATACATCTTGTGCTGGACTTGACTCTATACATATCGTTTGGAGTGAACCGGAAAGGCCATCCGACTTCCTTCTTAATTCTTTGCAACATGCTGTACAGTCGAAGGCCAGAGGTGGGAGAAACATTGAGCTTCAATTTGATATCAACAAGGAAAATAGCTTGAATAACAGATTCAAGGAAATCAAGGAATTAAAAACAGACGCCATATTTTCAATAGACGATGATGTTATTTTCCCTTGCACTTCAGTTGAGCTAGCTTTTAATGTTTGGCAAAGTGCACCAGAAACCATGGTAGGATTCGTACCTCGACTACATTTGGGAGATGAAAAG AAACAAAGCTTGAGCCGGTACACTTATGGAGGCTGGTTGTCTGTATGGTGGATGGGTACTTATAGCATGGTGCTTTCCAAGGCTTCCTTTTTCCACAAGAAGTATCTTGGTTTGTACACAAATCAGATGCCCGCATCAATTCGAGATTATGTAACTAAAATCAG GAACTGCGAAGATATTGCCATGTCTTTTCTTGTTGCAAATGAGACAGGCGCTCCTCCAATATGGGTGAAAG GTAAAATTTTCGAGATAGGATCAACTGGAATAAGTGGCATATATGGTCACACTAAGCGAAGATCGGAATGTCTGAACAAGTTTGCGGTTGAATATGGGCGCATGCCTTTGGTATCTACTTCTACAAAAGCTGTTGATGGCCGAGACAGTTGGATTTGGTGA